Below is a genomic region from Nitrospira sp..
GGAACAAGCCAGGGACCGCACGTTACTCACCGAGCTTCGTCAATCTATTTCCCATCCGTAGCCAGGCCCTCCGCTCCGCCTGCACTGACATTTCTCACATCTTTCTGGACAGATACAAATCCTCTGCTACCGTAGGATCGTCACAGCGATTGCATCAAGTTTCTCCCTCGCACAACCGACAAGATACTGACGTACACATGGAGAAGAAGGTGAGATCGTGCTGCTGCGTGCCCTTTGGTTGCTCCTCATAGTCGGCGCCATCGCCACTCCGGCACAGGCGACGGAATCCGTGGCTCCTCAGATCACGGTCGGCACCCAGGAAGTCGGCCTCTCCGCGGGCTACCTCCTCCCGCACCGCCTCACGCAAGATCACACGACCAAGCAGCAGGGCGTTGCCTTGATGCCGTCCTGGATGATGACCGTGACCGATCCCATGGGCGACAGCTGGTACCGCGGACAGATTTCACTGGGCGCCGAGGTGGTCTACATCCAGTTTCAAGAACCCTTTCTCACGCACGGCATGGGCTTTACGCCCAAGATCAAGTACACCATGGTCGCCCACGATCGTATTCATCCCTATGCTGAATTTGCCGGCGGTCCGTTCTGGACCGACCTCGCCGGCAAGATTCCCGAAGAATCCTCGCGGTTCAACTTTATTCTGACCGCGGGATTTGGCTGCTCGTTCTTCCTGACGCCCCAGACCTCACTCAACATCGGCTATCGGTTCCACCATATTTCCAACGCCGGCACGCGGTATCCCAACTTGGGGCTCAACTCCAGCTTGCCGTTCGGCGGATTTTCGTTTTACTTCTGACGAAGGGATTGTACATCATGACGCAGCGCACAGCTCCCGGAATCCTCGCCGCCTTGCTGGCAGTAATTACACTATCAACCGGCTGCAACCGTTGGATTGATGTCCTGCCGTCAGCCGCCTCCCGCGCCGACAGCGCAACCGCCTCCATCGCGAGCATCGACCGCGTCCCGTTGATCCTCGACCAGGTCACGATCCGCCACAACGGGGCGCCTCAGAATCCCTCCACGGAACTCGACCGGCGCTTGCTTGGTTCGTTGCAGAGCCTGAACCTTTTTTCTCAACTCTCTCTGGCCGAACAGGGAACGTCAACCGTAGCCGACAAAACGGTTGTTGCCCGCATGAGGATCGATGACGCCGTTGACTCTCACCCCGGGGAGGCCGCATGGAAAGGGATCGTCATTGGCACCTCCATGTTTCTCCTTGCTCCGGTTATGGAACTGCACTACGACTACGGCACCACTCTCACATTAGAGCTCGAACGCTGGGATGGAACCGTCAAGACCTATCATGCCGAGTCATCGGGGATAGCCCGATACAATCTCTTCAGCGCCAGCCCGTCGATGATTGCAGAACTGAAGGGCCACGTGATGGAAGCCGGCATCACTGACCTCATGAACCAACTCGTCAAAGACGCGACCTTCTACAATGCCAGCAGCGCCCCCGTCACCGAACGGACCATCCACAGCGTCAGTATCCGATCAAGGCGTCCCACACCGGCGGCGATCACGATATCCACGACCGCACCGAACGAACCTCGGTAAGCGCTGCTCGTCCCGCTCCCCCGGACAACCCGCACATCCCCCATCGGAGATGGCCTGGTCTCCCGCCGGTGCCTAATGCTATGATGCGCCCCTCACAGCGGAGCACACATGGACATTGAAGCCTTTCGTCAAATGGTCGTCAAAAACCCCAAGGGGTTCCTCGGGCGCTACGGCCTGGGCAATAAAATTCTGCAGGAAGGCGGCAATCTGGAAGAAGCCGTTGAACACCTGCGCGTCGCCGTGCAACTGGATCCGGTGCATGTCGCGTCCCACCTGGCCCTCGGACGTGCCCTGATCGGTGTGGGACGGCCGGACGAAGCCAAGCCCGTGCTACAAGCCGGTATCGACGCCTCCGCCTCCGGACGAGCCAATGGCGGGCGCGACCTCGTCCCTGAAATGCAGATGATCATCCAAGGGCTACGCTAACCACGGAGACCTCCTATGACGTTGGATACAGCCAAACAGCGCATCGAATCGGCCATCGCACAATTCGGACCGCGCGCGGCCCCCATGATCGATCTGGTGATGAATGAAGTGCGCTCAGATATGGGCGCAAAGGCGTTCAACGAACTCGTGGACGAGTTCGATCTGGAGTTGGAATACAACATCGCGCCGCTGGAGTCCGATTACTCCAACAGCTAACCCGTCACGAGCGACCCTTCTGTGCCACTGATCTGGTCAGCCATTTCCGCCCACGGCTACGGACACGCCGCCCAAGTCGTCCCCGTGCTGAACGAACTGGGCAAGCGGATTCCCTCGCTCAGCGTCATTCTCCGCACGAACGTCCCCCGTCACTTTTTCGAATCGCGCATGACCGTGCCATGGGAACTGCTGCCAGCCCAGATGGATATCGGGTGCCTGCAGCATGGTCCCCTCACGATGGACTGGGACGCGACCTGGCAGGCACATCGGACCTTTCACGCACACTGGGAAGCCCGACTCAAGGAAGAAACCCTCGCCATCCAGGAGGCTCGCCCGGATCTCGTCATCGGCAATACACCCTACCTGACCATGGCGGCCGGGGCCGACGCCGGCATACCGACAGTGGCGATCGCCAGTCTAAGCTGGGATGAGATCCTGCGAGACCATGTCGATCCGGCGCAGCCTTGGCACGCGGCCATTCTTGAGGACATCCGCCGCGCGTATGGACAGGCCCATCTCCTGCTGCGCCTCACACCGGGATTGCCGATGCCGGCCTTTCGCCACGCCATCGACATCGGACCGATTGCCCATCCGTTGCCTCCAGCACGAGCTCAGCTACGTGCACAATTGAATATCCCGAATGAGGATTCGCTCGTGCTCGTGGCCTTTGGCGGGATCCGTTTCGAAGCGCTCCCATTTGATCGCATGGAATCGATGCGGGGCATTCAATTCTTAATCGACGGTCCAGTTCCTCCCCATAATCGTCGCGTCCATTCCCTCTCCGTACTCTCAGAGCGGTTCAGCACCCTCCTATCTTCCGTCGATGTCATCATGACGAAACCAGGCTATGGGACCACGATTGAAGCAGTTGAGGTCCAGACTCCCATTGTCTACGTCCGCCGTTACAATTTTGCCGACGAGGACTCTCTCGTCACCTATTTGCATCGATATGGTCGCGG
It encodes:
- a CDS encoding tetratricopeptide repeat protein; amino-acid sequence: MDIEAFRQMVVKNPKGFLGRYGLGNKILQEGGNLEEAVEHLRVAVQLDPVHVASHLALGRALIGVGRPDEAKPVLQAGIDASASGRANGGRDLVPEMQMIIQGLR
- a CDS encoding acyloxyacyl hydrolase; amino-acid sequence: MLLRALWLLLIVGAIATPAQATESVAPQITVGTQEVGLSAGYLLPHRLTQDHTTKQQGVALMPSWMMTVTDPMGDSWYRGQISLGAEVVYIQFQEPFLTHGMGFTPKIKYTMVAHDRIHPYAEFAGGPFWTDLAGKIPEESSRFNFILTAGFGCSFFLTPQTSLNIGYRFHHISNAGTRYPNLGLNSSLPFGGFSFYF